The region TTAGGCGGATTGCCAAAAATTTCAACCCGCCTAATATATAGTGATTGGGTGGTTTGAAATGAATGACGGGATTTTCGGGTTgcattttttgtcaattttttcgaGTTAGTTTGGACAAGTTTTTCGGGTTGGACAAGTTGCAAATTTTTTTGCACAACCCTAATTTGAAGAAGTCATTTCCAACTTTACTCCTTCAAAAATCCAAACAACTAATGAAAATAAAGAAATTCCACTACTTgaactttcttttttcttttcaacATTCATCTAGACTAGAATAAGAATTAGTTCTCCATCCATACCCACATCACATGGCATCTAATTAATGGCCCTTAAAAGTTTAGAAAATAATAACAGTGAATAAGGTTAAGGTTAAAGTTAATTTTTAGTACTCGAGTAGAGTAAGTTGGTTTGGTAAAAGTGAAAAGGTAAAACaaaaaaagagaagagagagCGTAATTGACACGTTTAGTGAGGCTTTTTATAGCTTTAAAACCAAATATAACGCGTAGAAAAAGATCACAATCACATGGGTTTCATCAATGCATTTCACAGCTCCCTAAGCTTGGTTTAGTTGCCTCACATTCTCTCCATGAAAACtaattttcatattatttttttttatagaaaaaagcacccaaatataaaataaataaaaaaacccaACAAAATTTAAGAATATTGGTTATAGTTTTcacaatttattttaatattggtTGGTCTAAAAGCCAGAAACTTTATATGTGCATGCCAAAGGAGAGAGAATATGACCCCAAAAACCATGAATAAAGATCTAATAGTACCCAACAAAAGTCAATAATATTAACCTTTCAATAATCATTATTAGAGAAAAGAAAATAGCTTACATCAAATTATTAACATTACTTTATGATTAAAAAAAGTGTTTATATTATTTGGTATgcaatacaatacaatacaaacattgattataattattaaattgaaataatctaaatgaatataaaaaaacatcaaatttacATTCCTGAAATATTATATACATTCAAGAACAAAACTTGGGATGAAATATCCTTTAgactaaaataaattttaaaaaacaaataaaataaaataaataaaaaattataacattattattaaaaatttctATTTGTTTTTTTACTTCACCTTATTCTAAATTTTTTGGCTAGCAATCACTATAAACAGAAGAATCTAATTGAGATGAACATATTTGTTTCGTAATAATAGAATTGATAAGTTCACGATCATTATTAGTATTACCACGATGCACCACAGAGTGAGTTCCACCCGAGTTATGACCGAGTTGAGCGAAAGAACTCGGGTCCGGGACCGAGTCAACCGATTTGATCACCTTCACGTTGTTGAGTAAAAACTCGTTCCCAACGAGTTGGTTGAGAATTGCCGACTCAGTCAGTGAGTTCTTCTTCTTGTGTTGTTGGGTCGTCGTCGCGGCCCTGACTATCTCCATCAGCATGGCATTCGACAACCGCCGAATGCCCCGAGCTCCGCCGGCTACGACGGCGGAAGTGACGGAAGAATGAGACTGGGTTTTGTCCGAGTTTTTCTTCCCGTGCTTGGAACTGTCCGGTTTGGTGAATAGAAAAACGGACTCGGGGCTCCGATTCCTGACCAGGCCGAGTGTGTCACTGAGTACAACCAAACTGTTCACATCCACTAACATTATGTGCTTAAAATGGCGCCGAACTCGGCCCAATAACATCGGATAACATGCCCATCTTCTCATGCTCAGCGGAACGTGGTCTAAAAAACCGGCGAGCGAGTTCTCCGGGTCGAGTTCCGAAGCCTCGAAACCCAGCACCGACCCATAACTCAACTGAGTCGACTCGCCCGAATCACTGTTGTTGTTACTATTATTGCTGCTGTTACCACTCCGGCTTTTCTTGCCCCATAGCGGTTCCCCAGTTTCCTTCTTTCCGGCCTTGAACTGAGTCACGTCGAAGCTCGAAGTGGGTCTCCGGCTCGTCTTGTTCAAATGCTTGTAGCCGTGAACCAGCTTAAAAAACGACTCGTTCTCCTCCCGAATCACGGAGTCGAACTTCGACGAGTTTGACCCGAACAAAAAAACGACGTCGGCTCGAGCGGTGAGTCCGGACCTGTGGAGGGCTCTGAGAAACAAGCGAAGCTCGCCATCTTTTAAATCGTCGGGGACGTGGCCGACGGCGAGATCTGCCATGGCTCTGGTCCCGCGGCGATATAGAGTCCCCAATCCTTGAAGCGCAGCCGGGAAACGAGTATTCTTCGAGCCCAATTTGGGTTTCTGCTTCCACATTTTGCCGAACCATGGGGACGAGGAGAAGAGAGAATCACGGCTCGAAGCAGCGCCGGTTCTGGGTTTGTGCTTGGagagattttctgggttttgggtgAGGAATCTTCTGGGCTGGTGAGTTCGGTTGTTGGGTTCGAAAGTTGAGAGTGTGAAGAGGAGGAGAGTAATGAAGACGAGGAGAGCACAGATTGAAATGGTGGACTGAGCTTTGGTGAGAAGACGATTTGAATTGCTTCTTCTGATTACTGGAGCAGAAGTAGCGGAAATAGAAGAGTTTggtgaagaagaaggagaagaagagaaaagctTGTTTTTGTCAACAATGGCAGAATTATCTTCGGGGAAGAAAACCAGAAGAAGCCCCATACCCCAAAACTCTTTAGAGCTTttggccttagaagaagaagaagaaaacgcAAATCCCATTCGATTCAAATCGAGTCGAGCTTTTCGATTTCGGCTTCTCTGAACTTCTTTCTATCTATCTTTCTAAGCCTTAATGGCATCACTAAGCTCCAACTGTGTGTGCCTGTCTCTTTCCTTTTTGTACTCGTTTTGTCCATTTATGACGAAACTACCCTTTTCGGTTAATTTCATGTAGGGGCAAATTGGGAAACTTACTAATTATTGTGAAATCCTATACTAAAAATTTATTATTGGTTTTTTAAAACTCTTTTAATAATTGAACAATAATATTCTCGAATTTTGGATTTTAGTGTCGAGAATagaattgattttatttttatgtgaATAATGATCATTGATCGaaatgaataaattatggtaaaTTAGAAGAAGATTTGGCTAAGAATTTAATGTTGTTTGTAAGTAATAAAAATTATGGGGTTGACTTGAATATGGTGTGATCTAATGAGTAATTGCCTATTCTTGATAAACTCAGTAAGTTCCTCTTTATATAGATATAAATGTATCACAATTATGTGCATTCAATCAAAATTTATGGTAGAAAGGAATTAAAATCATTTAATATAATTACTTGCATGTACTCTAATTCCTAACTTTTTTTATGTGGaaaataaaatcatttaaaaGAATGTCACAAGAGAAATTATAAAAAAGATGGCAATACACTAATATACTCGAATACTATGTCATACAATATTAGTAACAAAAGTAGGAACAAAAATCACTAGTTACAGAATTTAGTAAAGTTTAATTGTAGGGCCAACACTCAACAATTAAAGAACAATGTTTTAGAAATCCAAGTCTATGGTGGCAATACTATGTAGCATCATAAGTGTTCATAATGGTGCTGAGGAAGAGATATGATTCctagtatttttttaattatttaagataAATTCTTTTAGGATTCGTTATTGCAATACTAATTAGTGAAAATAGACACTCTTTTCAtgtcattttgtaaaaaaaaataaaaatttaatataatatttcataAAATACCctccaaataaaatattaagaattTACAATAATGTTTTGAGTATATTAGACAAGGTGTCAAGAAATGTTGGGTAGGATGCACACGGGAGCAGAATTTGTGGGGATTACTCCCTCCATCTTCGTCCTCATTTAAAATTTTAACCTTCATTCTTGCTTATTTTTTATTGGAAGCGAGGTGGAACAGGGAATTCTTATTGAGATGGAGAATCTGACATATTGTTAAGAGTATCGCAAatgtcattttacaaaatatatattaaaatgttgatattttacaaaatgaatataaaaatacttttttttaccAAACacctttaattttattttatttgttactAAAAAATAAGGAGTCAAATatcacaaatattattattatagagTTTCCATCATAATTCGGACAAAAAAAAAGAGTTTCCCTCATAATTATAATCATTGTATTAATATGTTCTctgtatataatattttgtttttattaatcTATggtctaatattaaaaaaatgtttgattttacttgtttttttcttctttttgtccCAATAAAAAAGATATGCAAATTTTCCAAATTAGACCTTTTGTGGCAGAGATAAGATACACTCACGGGAAATTCATATCGAGAGGAAATGAAATCGAATAcgtctattttttatttttttttaactatcCACCATATATTTTCCTTTTTCTGCTACAAATTAGGAAACTATTTTGGAATGAAATCAAAATTTTAAAGTTCACCACAAATAAATGTAGTAATATTTATTTACTGGGTCATGACAACTTATGTGTAAATGTTACATTGATTAGTATTAAAATGGAGGAATAATAATAAAATAGGTAAGAATAATATCACTAGCATTATTTATAGAATGAAACTATTAGCACTCTTATTTTTTCTCCCATCTCCTCTCTTAATTATTGAATTAttactaaatatattattttagtgAATTGACATAAATATCttcattaaatattaaaaatataaaaaataattatttagcaCCTCCAAATATAACTAGGTTTTTATTCTtaagttattttttaattaaaagtaaaaatatttttatagagGCTTTTTTTTAACTAATAGGACCAAAAATTggtactattttaaaaaaaaaaatgtgtgtgaaaaGAGATTTTAAGAAATTATGAAAGGTTTATTGAAAGGAATGAATAAGCTCTAGCAAAAATAATCGTATATTTACTACAAATATTcctaataaataatataattataaatttcaCATAGAGATATATTATTGTTGGATTCACATGTATCAATTGCGGGATTCTCAAATATCTTATAAAAGTCCATTATAATACCAcaaatatttttagaaaataaaattattaatcagtttatatagttatatattaaaaaatagacaaaatttcttaaaataattcaaataaaaaacatataattACCCTTATTATTCGTTTAAAATTTCATACACAATTTAAATCCTATAAATATTTTGTTAATTATTATCTCATAATTTCTTTTACTatctttatttatattatttatcttCACTGTATCTTTATATTATGTATTTTTAATCATTCTTTTATATAGATTTGTATATAAAATATTAtcgttttaaaaaataatataatctaaatatatatgttactaaaaataaattttattgtaTTTTCACGTGACATGATCATTTTCACAATTTATTGgtaaaacaacaacaataacaataataataataataaaaataaaaataaaagtacaTAGTCCCACTACTCACACTGCCCCTGGAAAGGTTTCGAAAAATTCACCAAAAGCAAAAATATAGATAGTTATGTGTTAACTTCAGAGATGTAGACAAAGCTCGTGAAAATACTTAATatatagttttaaaaacaaaaaacctaataaaaaatattaaaattaatttcttCTATTTATCATTACAATTTTGAGTATGGGTTTAAGAATGGATAAGCCTCAAGAACACAAGAACAAGTATATATAAACTtggatacatatatatattgctaTAGATGTTCTTTGAGTATTAGTTTAAACATATTGTCTTATACGAAACCAAATTTtcataataatacaaaaaaacatatattatttaaatcatttttgttttattattggTATTTTTCTCtagcaataaaaaaaaaattcatttaagtTGTATAATATATGTTGTGGTTGATCATGTCGGCTCAGCCAAAGCCAATTATACAACTGAACGTTGTTGCATGAAACGTAAAATCTTGTTCAATCTCACGTTCTGTCTACACAACTGTTTTCACGTTAATATTATTTGATATTATTGTTATGAAATGTCTATTCAGAGATAATATATAATACAGCACATAGAAAGCTATATTTAAATTAAGTATTACTACAATTAATACCAAAAATCACTACACTTGATTGTGTGAATGTGATTAATTTACTATAATTACTATTTTAAGTACTAACTACTATAGTGACTGTATATAATTAGTGTATGATATTTTGCGTGTATTAATATCATTTGCATTAATTATTTTGACATTGACATTGATCCCAATATAAATTCATGTATGTTAACGCTATAGTAAAGCCATGTAATTAATGAAACATTATATATACACCTTGCCAAATAAAGTATATATGGAATTAATCTTTTCAATATATGTATCACTTTCACTATTACAAAAGAACTACGGTTTTTTCCTTAATACACTATAATTTTTGGTACTACTGAAAACCGCAGTATTtacgaccgcagagaaaagtaataaaaaaacTGCGGAGAAAATTGTTCTTTTTCTCTACGGTTATGTTAACTAAACCATAAAGAAAGACCATCTTGTCTTTCTTCACGGTTTTGTTAACTAAATCGTtgagaaactttttttttttttaatttt is a window of Humulus lupulus chromosome 4, drHumLupu1.1, whole genome shotgun sequence DNA encoding:
- the LOC133831455 gene encoding uncharacterized protein LOC133831455 gives rise to the protein MGFAFSSSSSKAKSSKEFWGMGLLLVFFPEDNSAIVDKNKLFSSSPSSSPNSSISATSAPVIRRSNSNRLLTKAQSTISICALLVFITLLLFTLSTFEPNNRTHQPRRFLTQNPENLSKHKPRTGAASSRDSLFSSSPWFGKMWKQKPKLGSKNTRFPAALQGLGTLYRRGTRAMADLAVGHVPDDLKDGELRLFLRALHRSGLTARADVVFLFGSNSSKFDSVIREENESFFKLVHGYKHLNKTSRRPTSSFDVTQFKAGKKETGEPLWGKKSRSGNSSNNSNNNSDSGESTQLSYGSVLGFEASELDPENSLAGFLDHVPLSMRRWACYPMLLGRVRRHFKHIMLVDVNSLVVLSDTLGLVRNRSPESVFLFTKPDSSKHGKKNSDKTQSHSSVTSAVVAGGARGIRRLSNAMLMEIVRAATTTQQHKKKNSLTESAILNQLVGNEFLLNNVKVIKSVDSVPDPSSFAQLGHNSGGTHSVVHRGNTNNDRELINSIITKQICSSQLDSSVYSDC